The following proteins are encoded in a genomic region of Triticum dicoccoides isolate Atlit2015 ecotype Zavitan chromosome 1B, WEW_v2.0, whole genome shotgun sequence:
- the LOC119328903 gene encoding protein ALP1-like: MSTYLTPFTPLPSLFDGPAGADDHSSLLAFLMNDDLAAAPDAFPYYGAAEAAPAFFGHAAAPLPPPPAEMTGQGRKRGFVPAGDDGSSRPQAVRRKVQGSPPTSPAHSGGDAAPAARSGGRRVWVRERSTEWWDRLSGPACPDAEFRQAFRMSRATFDALCDELSAAVAKEDTALRAAIPVHQRVAVCLWRLATGEPLREVSRRFGLGISTCHNIVLQVCAALTAVLLPKAVRWPLESPASRFQAMSGIPGVVGSVYTDHIPIGPPKDNVAEYYNRRLTERNNKASYSVAVQAVVDADGAFTDVCIGLPGSLSDAAVLERSALHARCETGMLGDDQCRLVGGASYPLTDWMLVPYAHQNLTWAQHAFNERIAAAHAAAQGAFQRLKGRWRCLQRRTEPKLPDLHNMIGACCVLHNFCERSGEELDADIQSELSQQDDAGVVAAANPVLSAEADKERDRIAHDLLHGGHPSVTFL; this comes from the coding sequence ATGAGCACCTACCTCACGCCCTTCACCCCTCTTCCATCGCTCTTCGACGGCCCAGCAGGTGCCGACGACCACTCCTCCCTCCTCGCCTTCCTCATGAACGACGACCTCGCCGCCGCGCCCGACGCCTTCCCTTACTACGGCGCCGCCGAGGCCGCGCCAGCCTTCTTCGGACACGCCGCCGCGCCGTTGCCACCGCCACCAGCGGAAATGACTGGTCAAGGAAGGAAACGCGGCTTCGTCCCCGCGGGAGACGACGGCTCGTCGCGGCCGCAGGCGGTCAGGAGGAAGGTGCAGGGCTCGCCGCCCACCTCGCCTGCCCACAGCGGCGGCGACGCAGCACCAGCGGCAAGGAGCGGGGGCCGGCGGGTGTGGGTGCGGGAGCGGAGcacggagtggtgggaccgcctcaGCGGCCCGGCGTGCCCGGACGCCGAGTTCCGCCAGGCCTTCCGCATGTCGCGCGCCACCTTCGACGCGCTCTGCGACGAGCTCAGCGCCGCCGTCGCCAAAGAGGACACCGCGCTGCGCGCTGCCATACCCGTGCACCAGCGCGTCGCGGTCTGCCTCTGGCGCCTCGCCACCGGGGAGCCCCTCCGCGAGGTCTCCCGCCGCTTCGGCCTCGGCATCTCCACCTGCCACAACATCGTCCTCCAGGTCTGCGCCGCCCTCACCGCCGTCCTCCTGCCCAAGGCCGTCCGCTGGCCGCTGGAATCCCCCGCCTCCAGGTTCCAGGCCATGTCCGGGATTCCCGGCGTCGTCGGCTCCGTGTACACCGACCACATCCCCATCGGCCCACCCAaggacaacgtcgccgagtactacAACCGCCGCCTCACGGAGCGGAACAACAAGGCCTCCTATTCCGTCGCCGTGCAGGCCGTCGTGGACGCTGACGGCGCCTTCACGGACGTATGCATCGGCCTCCCTGGCTCGCTGTCCGACGCCGCCGTGCTCGAGAGGTCCGCGCTGCACGCCCGCTGCGAGACCGGCATGCTCGGAGACGACCAGTGCCGGCTGGTGGGCGGCGCGAGCTACCCGCTCACGGACTGGATGCTCGTGCCGTACGCGCACCAGAACCTGACATGGGCGCAGCACGCCTTCAACGAGCGCATCGCCGCCGCGCACGCAGCAGCACAGGGCGCCTTCCAGAGGCTCAAGGGGCGGTGGCGCTGCCTGCAGCGCCGCACCGAGCCCAAGCTGCCGGACCTCCACAACATGATCGGTGCCTGCTGCGTGCTGCACAACTTCTGCGAACGCAGCGGCGAGGAGCTCGACGCCGACATCCAGTCCGAACTCTCCCAGCAGGACGATGCCGGCGTGGTCGCCGCTGCCAATCCAGTGCTGTCCGCAGAGGCCGACAAGGAGCGGGACAGGATTGCTCACGACCTCCTCCATGGCGGCCACCCCAGCGTTACATTCCTCTAG
- the LOC119328912 gene encoding uncharacterized protein YwkD-like → MAMRCLSSLPLLSASGSGKACAVVRTHHTPSAAAHRRIRTHMSVATGGEQSLTAKEQSHEPDYGVVSMHHVGILCENLERSMAFYQDLLGLKVNPARPNDKLPYRGAWLWVGSEMIHLMELPNPDPLTGRPEHGGRDRHTCIAIRDVLKLKEIFDKAGISYTLSKSGRPAIFARDPDGNALEFTQV, encoded by the exons ATGGCGATGAGGTGcctctcttctctccctctcctctccgcaTCCGGCTCCGGGAAGGCCTGCGCTGTGGTCAGAACGCATCACACTCCCTCTGCTGCCGCGCACCGCCGGATCCGTACTCACATGTCGGTGGCCACCGGCGGTGAGCAGTCCCTGACGGCCAAGGAGCAGTCCCACG AACCTGACTATGGAGTTGTTAGTATGCACCATGTTGGAATACTATGTGAAAATCTTGAAAGGTCGATGGCATTCTACCAGGACCTCCTTG GTCTTAAGGTGAATCCTGCTAGGCCAAATGACAAGCTTCCGTACAGAGGTGCTTGGCTCTGGGTTGGTTCTGAGATGATCCACTTGATGGAGCTGCCAAATCCGGATCCACTGACAGGACGCCCAGAGCATGGCGGGCGTGATCGTCATACCTGTATAGCAATCAGAGATGTCTTGAAGTTGAAAGAAATATTTGACAAAGCTG GAATCAGCTACACGCTCAGCAAATCTGGGCGACCAGCGATCTTTGCGCGAGACCCGGATGGGAATGCGTTGGAATTTACACAAGTATAG